The genomic interval TGTTAATTTGTGACCATTTAATTTAAACACATCTAAATTTGCATTCTAAACTTACAAAATCAAATGATAAACTAAAGTCCAAAGTCAAATATTGCAacatacatatttatttatcaatatCCCAACAAACAAGAAGTAAGTTGAGAAACATTACAAAAGTATGAATAATAAGGTCTTAActtgaataaataaatacagtaatatcatgaataaaatattcaaaatcccAGACAAGAAATAGTATTCCTGACTAGAGGATTCCATGCTTACAATTTACAACACATTTAAATGAAATCATGCTCAAGACTGGTAAATGTAAGGATGTTGTTACTGTTGAGTCAGTACAGACTCATAAAAAAGATCAAACCAATCAATTTTATGATTATCAATCCAAAACAAAGAAAGTAGTTTCATATGACCTACAATAGTTGTATAGCCTTCAAGTTCAAAAACTTGTTTGGACTGACATACACTGATCTTTTACATAATATAGATATCTCAAAGCAACTTCAACAAGGGGTAAGCCAAGAAAAATGGGCTTATTcccttgattttttttttgtatgaaaaATTATGTTACAAAACTATCAATATAATGTCATATCACATGTATGTAGCTATAATGAAAACCAAATCTAGTAGTTGTGGAGAGGCTAGATGCACGAGACCATCAAAATGAAAACTAATAGCAATCTTAATGATGTACAAAACAATCATCCATGGCTGGCAATTGATGCAAACAGAAACAGCTCTTTTAGAACAGATGATTGATTGCCTTGGACTCATAGAATAGCCTCTATGTAGCTGTTGGGATGTTTGTTTCAAAAAAGTTTCCTTCAAATTCTCATCTTAGGAGAATTTTCGGGTGATGAATCAGAATCAGATTTCTCTAGCTCCTCATCAATCATGATCTCTATTGCCCTGCAGCTCAAACTACAAAATGCTTTTTCACCTCTGCAGGATATTAAAGGAAGTCAATATTAGAGTCATTCTGTCTATCATGGGGAActtcaattcaaaataaaagagTTGCAATAGTGTTAATCTACCTATAGATGTAAATGTCTTTCCCCTCTTCCAACTTCTTGTTACAATGGTGACAGAAACTTAAGAAGTCTTCAGAAGAAGGAAAGTGGTTTGGAGCATACATGCTGTTAACACTGAAAAGAGACAATTCTTTTCCCTCCTCTCCATTCttgttatgttttttaaaatcagTTGCATGAGTTTCCAAAATGAAGTCACAGAAAATATGAGTTGTTTTAGGATTAGGACCGTGGGATATCACACAGGTGTAATCCTCGGAGAGTTCAATCTCACTAGCTGATAGAGACTTAATAAATTCATTAGAAGATACTGCAGCCACAGGGTTTGAATTTAATGCAGCAGGTAGCAAAATTTGTGTGTTATCATGGCTTCCTCCAATAAAATGAGGAGGACAGCACTTATGTTTCAAAGCAAGATTCTCAGGGTCAGAATCAATGTTGGGACAAGTTAAACCAGACAGATTTCTAATTGGACTGCAAGAGTCCAATGAAACAGACACAGCTTTCTCAAAGGACTCATGTTGTGGTGGGGCCTCTCCAATCTCAAAAAGAACAGTGGACTCATCCTTGGGGAAGATGTAACCATTTTGAGCACAATGGATCCTGCAAGAACCTTTGGGTAAGGACTTAGAAGCATAAGCAGACTCCATGTCCATATAGGGTTTACAATTTGGGGCTTTAGTAATTATTTGGGGACAGAGAGTAGTCTTCTTGCTCTCTGAGGCTTGGAGAATTTTTTGAGAGAACTTAGAACATTCTTCCAAAGAATCTATAATACTTAGACCTACTTTGGCACAGTCCCAGCTCCTTTGTTGTCCCTCATTGGACAATGAACTTGGGGTTCTAAAGGGGTTACTTAGATTTGAAAAGAATGAAACATCTAGTGGGGAAGTGGGGCTCTTAACTGAATCAGAATCCAATAAGCCCTTAGGACCCATACCCACAAACAGAAGAGGGGCATTGAAAATTGAgttgcttttggcattgctccCCAAAGCATGAGACTCAAAATTGGCTTCAGAGATTGTCATCTTGCAGACCTGGTGTTGATCTTTCTGGATTGACCTGGTTCTCTTCCTCAGCATTATCTCAGAAAACCAACTGAAACCAATACAGATTTCATCACATCAcagattgaaaaaaaattcaatctcCAAAACCCAGAGACAGTTTAATTTCAACCAATCTAACCAAACACACCCATTTTCATCCGAGAAAACATTTACAATTTGATTGCATGTCACACAGATGAAAACAAAAGGCAAAGTCATGCaatcacagaaaaaa from Phaseolus vulgaris cultivar G19833 chromosome 1, P. vulgaris v2.0, whole genome shotgun sequence carries:
- the LOC137813382 gene encoding FCS-Like Zinc finger 10-like; this encodes MLRKRTRSIQKDQHQVCKMTISEANFESHALGSNAKSNSIFNAPLLFVGMGPKGLLDSDSVKSPTSPLDVSFFSNLSNPFRTPSSLSNEGQQRSWDCAKVGLSIIDSLEECSKFSQKILQASESKKTTLCPQIITKAPNCKPYMDMESAYASKSLPKGSCRIHCAQNGYIFPKDESTVLFEIGEAPPQHESFEKAVSVSLDSCSPIRNLSGLTCPNIDSDPENLALKHKCCPPHFIGGSHDNTQILLPAALNSNPVAAVSSNEFIKSLSASEIELSEDYTCVISHGPNPKTTHIFCDFILETHATDFKKHNKNGEEGKELSLFSVNSMYAPNHFPSSEDFLSFCHHCNKKLEEGKDIYIYRGEKAFCSLSCRAIEIMIDEELEKSDSDSSPENSPKMRI